Proteins from one Panicum virgatum strain AP13 chromosome 7K, P.virgatum_v5, whole genome shotgun sequence genomic window:
- the LOC120640590 gene encoding putative B3 domain-containing protein Os04g0347400 has translation MAIILGPGGKVYNIMLEVGHWGVFFAGGWSQFLMVHDITEANSLLLRYEGNMVFTVKVFETHGYQREAKHKENRVLQTSTLPTVSGEKKPQDSRTSLDQTSFKKTYVYEIGPPSWIEKQINANTLKHRLVLPNAFCDAIGLLERCTITLKTASNGSRSWQLHGCPCKDRRYLLAQGWRRFCLENNLKEGDICTFNVIESTTWHVNITRLGSVRAEMTA, from the exons ATGGCCATCATTTTGGGCCCCGGCGGCAAAGTTTATAACATTATGCTCGAAGTGGGGCATTGGGGCGTGTTCTTTGCAGGTGGTTGGTCACAGTTTCTCATGGTTCATGACATTACTGAAGCTAATTCTCTGCTGTTAAGGTACGAGGGAAACATGGTTTTTACAGTTAAAGTTTTTGAGACCCATGGATACCAGAGAGAAGCCAAGCACAAGGAAAACAGAGTTCTACAAA CATCAACATTGCCAACTGTTAGTGGAGAAAAGAAACCACAAGACTCCAGAACTTCTTTGGACCAGACATCATTCAAGAAGACATATGTCTATGAGATCGGGCCACCATCCTGGATAGAGAAGCAGATCAATGCCAACACACTCAAACATCGTCTT GTTTTGCCAAATGCTTTCTGTGATGCTATTGGGTTGCTGGAACGTTGCACGATCACACTCAAGACCGCGAGCAATGGTAGCAGATCATGGCAGCTACATGGTTGTCCATGCAAGGATAGAAGGTACCTGCTTGCACAGGGTTGGAGGAGGTTCTGCCTGGAGAATAATCTCAAGGAAGGTGACATCTGCACCTTTAATGTCATCGAAAGCACGACGTGGCATGTCAATATCACCCGTT TAGGAAGCGTAAGAGCAGAAATGACAGCTTAA